Proteins encoded together in one Prionailurus viverrinus isolate Anna chromosome B1, UM_Priviv_1.0, whole genome shotgun sequence window:
- the DLC1 gene encoding rho GTPase-activating protein 7 isoform X6, with protein MKLEISPHRKRSEDSDEDEPCAISGKWTFQRDSKRWSRLEEFDVFSSKQDAAPGAPDDAHLKNAASHESMLTDLSERQEVASVRSLSSTGSLPVHAPHTGDAATPRTNSVISVCSSGNFVGNDDSFCSLPSPKELSSFSFSMKGHEKNAKSKTRSLLKRMESLKLKGSHHGKHKAPSKLGLIISGPILQEGMDEEKLKQLNCVEISALNGNHINVPAVRKRSVSNSTQTSSSSSQSETSSAVSTPSPVTRTRSLSACNKRVGMYLEGFDPFNQSTFNNVMEQNFKNRETYPEDAVFYIPEDHKPGTFPKALSNGSFSPSGKNSSVNWRTGSFHGPGHISLRRDSGSDGPKELKRRNSSSSMSSRLSIYDNVPGSILYSSSGDLADLENEDIFPELDDILYHVKGMQRIVNQWSEKFSDEGDSDSALDSVSPCPSSPKQIHLDVDNDRATPSDLDSTGNSLNEPEEPSDIPERRDSGVGASLTRSNRHRLRWHSFQSSHRPSLNSVSLQINCQSVAQMNLLQKYSLLKLTALLEKYTPSNKHGFSWAVPKFMKRIKVPDYKDRNVFGVPLTVNVQRTGQPLPQSIQQAMRYLRNHCLDQVGLFRKSGVKSRIQALRQMNESAIDCVSYEGQSAYDVADMLKQYFRDLPEPLMTNKLSETFLQIYQCVPKDQRLQAIKAAIMLLPDENREVLQTLLYFLSDVTAAVKENQMTPTNLAVCLAPSLFHLNTLKRENSSPRVMQRKQSLGKPDQKDLNENLAATQGLAHMIAECKKLFQVPEEMSRCRNSYTEQELKPLTLEALGRLRNDESADYQHFLQDCVDSLFKEVKEKFKGWVSYSTSEQAELSYKKVSEGPPLRLWRSTIEIPAMPEEILKRLLKEQHLWDVDLLDSKVIEILDSQTEIYQYVQNSMAPHPARDYVVLRTWRTNLPKGACALLLTSVDHDRAPVVGVRVNVLLSRYLIEPCGSGKSKLTYMCRADLRGHMPEWYTKSFGHLCAAEVVKIRDSFNNQNTETKDPKSR; from the exons ATGAAGCTGGAAATTAGTCCTCATCGGAAGAGA AGTGAGGATTCGGACGAGGACGAGCCCTGTGCAATAAGCGGCAAATGGACTTTCCAGAGGGACAGCAAGAGGTGGTCCCGGCTGGAAGAGTTTGACGTCTTTTCTTCAAAGCAGGACGCAGCCCCCGGGGCCCCCGACGATGCCCACCTGAAGAACGCGGCGAGCCATGAAAGCATGCTGACGGACCTCAGCGAGCGCCAGGAGGTGGCCTCGGTCCGCAGCCTCAGCAGCACCGGCAGCCTCCCGGTGCACGCCCCTCACACCGGGGACGCGGCGACGCCCCGCACGAACTCCGTCATCAGCGTGTGCTCCTCCGGCAACTTCGTGGGCAATGACGACTCTTTCTGCAGCCTGCCCTCCCCCAAGGAACTGTCCAGCTTCAGCTTCAGCATGAAAGGCCACGAGAAGAACGCCAAGTCCAAGACGCGCAGCCTGCTGAAACGCATGGAGAGCCTGAAGCTCAAGGGCTCGCACCACGGCAAGCACAAGGCGCCTTCCAAGCTGGGGCTGATCATCAGTGGGCCCATCCTGCAGGAGGGGATGGACGAGGAGAAGCTGAAGCAGCTGAACTGCGTGGAGATCTCCGCGCTCAACGGCAACCACATCAACGTGCCCGCGGTTCGCAAGCGGAGCGTTTCCAACTCCACgcagaccagcagcagcagcagccagtcGGAGACCAGCAGCGCCGTGAGCACGCCCAGCCCGGTCACCAGGACCCGGAGCCTCAGCGCCTGCAACAAGCGGGTGGGCATGTACCTGGAGGGCTTCGATCCGTTCAATCAGTCCACGTTCAACAACGTTATGGAACAGAACTTCAAGAACCGCGAGACCTATCCAGAGGACGCAGTGTTCTACATCCCGGAAGATCACAAGCCCGGCACCTTCCCCAAAGCGCTCTCCAACGGCAGTTTTTCTCCGTCAGGGAAGAACAGCTCCGTCAACTGGAGGACTGGAAGCTTCCACGGCCCGGGCCACATCAGCCTGCGGAGGGACAGTGGCAGCGACGGCCCCAAGGAGCTTAAGCGACGCAATTCGTCCAGCTCCATGAGCAGCCGCCTGAGTATCTATGACAACGTGCCTGGCTCCATCCTGTACTCCAGTTCGGGTGACCTGGCCGACCTGGAGAACGAGGACATCTTCCCCGAGCTGGATGACATCCTCTACCACGTGAAGGGGATGCAGAGGATAGTCAACCAGTGGTCGGAGAAGTTTTCAGACGAGGGAGACTCCGACTCAGCCCTGGACTCGGTCTCTCCGTGCCCGTCGTCTCCCAAACAGATACACCTGGATGTGGACAACGACCGAGCCACGCCCAGTGACCTGGACAGTACCGGCAACTCACTGAACGAGCCGGAAGAGCCCTCCGACATCCCGGAAAGGAGGGATTCTGGGGTTGGGGCCTCTCTGACAAGGTCCAATAG GCACAGACTGCGATGGCACAGTTTCCAGAGCTCCCATCGGCCAAGCTTAAACTCTGTATCGCTGCAGATTAACTGCCAGTCTGTGGCCCAGATGAACCTGCTGCAGAAGTACTCGCTCCTAAAGTTAACCGCCCTGCTGGAGAAGTACACGCCTTCGAATAAGCATGGTTTTAGCTG GGCTGTGCCCAAGTTCATGAAAAGGATCAAGGTTCCAGACTATAAGGACCGGAATGTGTTCGGGGTCCCTCTGACGGTCAATGTGCAGCGCACAGGACAGCCCCTGCCCCAGAGCATTCAGCAGGCCATGCGCTACCTCCGCAACCACTGTTTGGATCAG GTTGGGCTCTTCAGAAAGTCGGGTGTCAAGTCCCGGATTCAGGCTCTGCGCCAGATGAATGAAAGTGCCATAGATTGTGTCAGCTATGAGGGACAGTCTGCTTATGATGTAGCAGACATGTTGAAGCAGTATTTTCGAGACCTTCCTGAGCCACTAATGACGAACAAACTCTCAGAAACCTTTCTACAGATCTACCAGT GTGTGCCCAAGGACCAGCGCCTCCAGGCGATCAAGGCCGCCATTATGCTCCTGCCTGATGAGAACCGGGAGGTTCTACAGACGCTCCTTTATTTCTTGAGCGATGTCACGGCCGCCGTCAAAGAAAACCAGATGACCCCCACCAACCTGGCTGTGTGCCTAGCGCCCTCCCTTTTCCACCTCAACACcctgaagagagagaattcttctCCAAG ggtgatgcaaaggaaacaaagcttGGGTAAACCAGATCAGAAGGATTTGAATGAAAACCTCGCTGCCACGCAGGGGCTGGCCCATATGATTGCCGAGTGCAAGAAGCTCTTCCAG GTTCCCGAGGAAATGAGTCGATGTCGGAATTCCTACACAGAACAGGAGCTGAAGCCCCTCACTCTAGAAGCACTGGGACGCCTGCGTAACGACGAGTCGGCTGACTACCAGCACTTCCTCCAGGACTGTGTGGATAGCCTGTTTAAAGAAGTCAAGGAGAAGTTTAAAGGCTGGGTCAGCTACTCCACATCGGAGCAGGCTGAACTGTCCTATAAGAAA GTGAGCGAAGGACCGCCTCTGAGGCTTTGGAGGTCAACCATCGAAATCCCTGCTATGCCTGAGGAGATCTTAAAGCGCCTACTTAAAGAGCAGCACCTCTGGGATGTAGACCTGTTGGATTCAAAAGTGATTGAAATCCTAGACAGCCAAACTGAAATTTACCAGTATGTCCAAAACAGTATGGCGCCCCACCCTGCCCGGGACTACGTTGTTTTGAG AACATGGAGGACTAATTTACCTAAGGGGGCATGTGCCCTTTTACTCACCTCGGTGGATCACGACCGGGCACCTGTGGTGGGGGTGAGAGTCAATGTGCTCCTGTCCAGGTATCTGATCGAACCCTGCGGGTCAGGGAAATCCAAACTCACCTACATGTGCAGAGCCGACTTAAG GGGCCACATGCCAGAGTGGTACACAAAATCTTTCGGACATTTGTGTGCAGCTGAAGTTGTGAAGATCCGAGACTCTTTCAATAATCAGAACACTGAAACCAAAGACCCCAAATCTAGGTGA
- the DLC1 gene encoding rho GTPase-activating protein 7 isoform X4 has protein sequence MGDPEAHVMARPLRAPLRRSFSDHIRDSTARALDVIWKNTRDRRLAEIEAKEACDWLRATGFPQYAQLYEDLLFPIDISLVKREHDFLDRDAIEALCRRLNTLNKCAVMKLEISPHRKRSEDSDEDEPCAISGKWTFQRDSKRWSRLEEFDVFSSKQDAAPGAPDDAHLKNAASHESMLTDLSERQEVASVRSLSSTGSLPVHAPHTGDAATPRTNSVISVCSSGNFVGNDDSFCSLPSPKELSSFSFSMKGHEKNAKSKTRSLLKRMESLKLKGSHHGKHKAPSKLGLIISGPILQEGMDEEKLKQLNCVEISALNGNHINVPAVRKRSVSNSTQTSSSSSQSETSSAVSTPSPVTRTRSLSACNKRVGMYLEGFDPFNQSTFNNVMEQNFKNRETYPEDAVFYIPEDHKPGTFPKALSNGSFSPSGKNSSVNWRTGSFHGPGHISLRRDSGSDGPKELKRRNSSSSMSSRLSIYDNVPGSILYSSSGDLADLENEDIFPELDDILYHVKGMQRIVNQWSEKFSDEGDSDSALDSVSPCPSSPKQIHLDVDNDRATPSDLDSTGNSLNEPEEPSDIPERRDSGVGASLTRSNRHRLRWHSFQSSHRPSLNSVSLQINCQSVAQMNLLQKYSLLKLTALLEKYTPSNKHGFSWAVPKFMKRIKVPDYKDRNVFGVPLTVNVQRTGQPLPQSIQQAMRYLRNHCLDQVGLFRKSGVKSRIQALRQMNESAIDCVSYEGQSAYDVADMLKQYFRDLPEPLMTNKLSETFLQIYQCVPKDQRLQAIKAAIMLLPDENREVLQTLLYFLSDVTAAVKENQMTPTNLAVCLAPSLFHLNTLKRENSSPRVMQRKQSLGKPDQKDLNENLAATQGLAHMIAECKKLFQVPEEMSRCRNSYTEQELKPLTLEALGRLRNDESADYQHFLQDCVDSLFKEVKEKFKGWVSYSTSEQAELSYKKVSEGPPLRLWRSTIEIPAMPEEILKRLLKEQHLWDVDLLDSKVIEILDSQTEIYQYVQNSMAPHPARDYVVLRTWRTNLPKGACALLLTSVDHDRAPVVGVRVNVLLSRYLIEPCGSGKSKLTYMCRADLRGHMPEWYTKSFGHLCAAEVVKIRDSFNNQNTETKDPKSR, from the exons GCGTCTAAATACTTTAAACAAATGTGCGGTGATGAAGCTGGAAATTAGTCCTCATCGGAAGAGA AGTGAGGATTCGGACGAGGACGAGCCCTGTGCAATAAGCGGCAAATGGACTTTCCAGAGGGACAGCAAGAGGTGGTCCCGGCTGGAAGAGTTTGACGTCTTTTCTTCAAAGCAGGACGCAGCCCCCGGGGCCCCCGACGATGCCCACCTGAAGAACGCGGCGAGCCATGAAAGCATGCTGACGGACCTCAGCGAGCGCCAGGAGGTGGCCTCGGTCCGCAGCCTCAGCAGCACCGGCAGCCTCCCGGTGCACGCCCCTCACACCGGGGACGCGGCGACGCCCCGCACGAACTCCGTCATCAGCGTGTGCTCCTCCGGCAACTTCGTGGGCAATGACGACTCTTTCTGCAGCCTGCCCTCCCCCAAGGAACTGTCCAGCTTCAGCTTCAGCATGAAAGGCCACGAGAAGAACGCCAAGTCCAAGACGCGCAGCCTGCTGAAACGCATGGAGAGCCTGAAGCTCAAGGGCTCGCACCACGGCAAGCACAAGGCGCCTTCCAAGCTGGGGCTGATCATCAGTGGGCCCATCCTGCAGGAGGGGATGGACGAGGAGAAGCTGAAGCAGCTGAACTGCGTGGAGATCTCCGCGCTCAACGGCAACCACATCAACGTGCCCGCGGTTCGCAAGCGGAGCGTTTCCAACTCCACgcagaccagcagcagcagcagccagtcGGAGACCAGCAGCGCCGTGAGCACGCCCAGCCCGGTCACCAGGACCCGGAGCCTCAGCGCCTGCAACAAGCGGGTGGGCATGTACCTGGAGGGCTTCGATCCGTTCAATCAGTCCACGTTCAACAACGTTATGGAACAGAACTTCAAGAACCGCGAGACCTATCCAGAGGACGCAGTGTTCTACATCCCGGAAGATCACAAGCCCGGCACCTTCCCCAAAGCGCTCTCCAACGGCAGTTTTTCTCCGTCAGGGAAGAACAGCTCCGTCAACTGGAGGACTGGAAGCTTCCACGGCCCGGGCCACATCAGCCTGCGGAGGGACAGTGGCAGCGACGGCCCCAAGGAGCTTAAGCGACGCAATTCGTCCAGCTCCATGAGCAGCCGCCTGAGTATCTATGACAACGTGCCTGGCTCCATCCTGTACTCCAGTTCGGGTGACCTGGCCGACCTGGAGAACGAGGACATCTTCCCCGAGCTGGATGACATCCTCTACCACGTGAAGGGGATGCAGAGGATAGTCAACCAGTGGTCGGAGAAGTTTTCAGACGAGGGAGACTCCGACTCAGCCCTGGACTCGGTCTCTCCGTGCCCGTCGTCTCCCAAACAGATACACCTGGATGTGGACAACGACCGAGCCACGCCCAGTGACCTGGACAGTACCGGCAACTCACTGAACGAGCCGGAAGAGCCCTCCGACATCCCGGAAAGGAGGGATTCTGGGGTTGGGGCCTCTCTGACAAGGTCCAATAG GCACAGACTGCGATGGCACAGTTTCCAGAGCTCCCATCGGCCAAGCTTAAACTCTGTATCGCTGCAGATTAACTGCCAGTCTGTGGCCCAGATGAACCTGCTGCAGAAGTACTCGCTCCTAAAGTTAACCGCCCTGCTGGAGAAGTACACGCCTTCGAATAAGCATGGTTTTAGCTG GGCTGTGCCCAAGTTCATGAAAAGGATCAAGGTTCCAGACTATAAGGACCGGAATGTGTTCGGGGTCCCTCTGACGGTCAATGTGCAGCGCACAGGACAGCCCCTGCCCCAGAGCATTCAGCAGGCCATGCGCTACCTCCGCAACCACTGTTTGGATCAG GTTGGGCTCTTCAGAAAGTCGGGTGTCAAGTCCCGGATTCAGGCTCTGCGCCAGATGAATGAAAGTGCCATAGATTGTGTCAGCTATGAGGGACAGTCTGCTTATGATGTAGCAGACATGTTGAAGCAGTATTTTCGAGACCTTCCTGAGCCACTAATGACGAACAAACTCTCAGAAACCTTTCTACAGATCTACCAGT GTGTGCCCAAGGACCAGCGCCTCCAGGCGATCAAGGCCGCCATTATGCTCCTGCCTGATGAGAACCGGGAGGTTCTACAGACGCTCCTTTATTTCTTGAGCGATGTCACGGCCGCCGTCAAAGAAAACCAGATGACCCCCACCAACCTGGCTGTGTGCCTAGCGCCCTCCCTTTTCCACCTCAACACcctgaagagagagaattcttctCCAAG ggtgatgcaaaggaaacaaagcttGGGTAAACCAGATCAGAAGGATTTGAATGAAAACCTCGCTGCCACGCAGGGGCTGGCCCATATGATTGCCGAGTGCAAGAAGCTCTTCCAG GTTCCCGAGGAAATGAGTCGATGTCGGAATTCCTACACAGAACAGGAGCTGAAGCCCCTCACTCTAGAAGCACTGGGACGCCTGCGTAACGACGAGTCGGCTGACTACCAGCACTTCCTCCAGGACTGTGTGGATAGCCTGTTTAAAGAAGTCAAGGAGAAGTTTAAAGGCTGGGTCAGCTACTCCACATCGGAGCAGGCTGAACTGTCCTATAAGAAA GTGAGCGAAGGACCGCCTCTGAGGCTTTGGAGGTCAACCATCGAAATCCCTGCTATGCCTGAGGAGATCTTAAAGCGCCTACTTAAAGAGCAGCACCTCTGGGATGTAGACCTGTTGGATTCAAAAGTGATTGAAATCCTAGACAGCCAAACTGAAATTTACCAGTATGTCCAAAACAGTATGGCGCCCCACCCTGCCCGGGACTACGTTGTTTTGAG AACATGGAGGACTAATTTACCTAAGGGGGCATGTGCCCTTTTACTCACCTCGGTGGATCACGACCGGGCACCTGTGGTGGGGGTGAGAGTCAATGTGCTCCTGTCCAGGTATCTGATCGAACCCTGCGGGTCAGGGAAATCCAAACTCACCTACATGTGCAGAGCCGACTTAAG GGGCCACATGCCAGAGTGGTACACAAAATCTTTCGGACATTTGTGTGCAGCTGAAGTTGTGAAGATCCGAGACTCTTTCAATAATCAGAACACTGAAACCAAAGACCCCAAATCTAGGTGA
- the DLC1 gene encoding rho GTPase-activating protein 7 isoform X5 has translation MCREKPDIMILTQIEAKEACDWLRATGFPQYAQLYEDLLFPIDISLVKREHDFLDRDAIEALCRRLNTLNKCAVMKLEISPHRKRSEDSDEDEPCAISGKWTFQRDSKRWSRLEEFDVFSSKQDAAPGAPDDAHLKNAASHESMLTDLSERQEVASVRSLSSTGSLPVHAPHTGDAATPRTNSVISVCSSGNFVGNDDSFCSLPSPKELSSFSFSMKGHEKNAKSKTRSLLKRMESLKLKGSHHGKHKAPSKLGLIISGPILQEGMDEEKLKQLNCVEISALNGNHINVPAVRKRSVSNSTQTSSSSSQSETSSAVSTPSPVTRTRSLSACNKRVGMYLEGFDPFNQSTFNNVMEQNFKNRETYPEDAVFYIPEDHKPGTFPKALSNGSFSPSGKNSSVNWRTGSFHGPGHISLRRDSGSDGPKELKRRNSSSSMSSRLSIYDNVPGSILYSSSGDLADLENEDIFPELDDILYHVKGMQRIVNQWSEKFSDEGDSDSALDSVSPCPSSPKQIHLDVDNDRATPSDLDSTGNSLNEPEEPSDIPERRDSGVGASLTRSNRHRLRWHSFQSSHRPSLNSVSLQINCQSVAQMNLLQKYSLLKLTALLEKYTPSNKHGFSWAVPKFMKRIKVPDYKDRNVFGVPLTVNVQRTGQPLPQSIQQAMRYLRNHCLDQVGLFRKSGVKSRIQALRQMNESAIDCVSYEGQSAYDVADMLKQYFRDLPEPLMTNKLSETFLQIYQCVPKDQRLQAIKAAIMLLPDENREVLQTLLYFLSDVTAAVKENQMTPTNLAVCLAPSLFHLNTLKRENSSPRVMQRKQSLGKPDQKDLNENLAATQGLAHMIAECKKLFQVPEEMSRCRNSYTEQELKPLTLEALGRLRNDESADYQHFLQDCVDSLFKEVKEKFKGWVSYSTSEQAELSYKKVSEGPPLRLWRSTIEIPAMPEEILKRLLKEQHLWDVDLLDSKVIEILDSQTEIYQYVQNSMAPHPARDYVVLRTWRTNLPKGACALLLTSVDHDRAPVVGVRVNVLLSRYLIEPCGSGKSKLTYMCRADLRGHMPEWYTKSFGHLCAAEVVKIRDSFNNQNTETKDPKSR, from the exons GCGTCTAAATACTTTAAACAAATGTGCGGTGATGAAGCTGGAAATTAGTCCTCATCGGAAGAGA AGTGAGGATTCGGACGAGGACGAGCCCTGTGCAATAAGCGGCAAATGGACTTTCCAGAGGGACAGCAAGAGGTGGTCCCGGCTGGAAGAGTTTGACGTCTTTTCTTCAAAGCAGGACGCAGCCCCCGGGGCCCCCGACGATGCCCACCTGAAGAACGCGGCGAGCCATGAAAGCATGCTGACGGACCTCAGCGAGCGCCAGGAGGTGGCCTCGGTCCGCAGCCTCAGCAGCACCGGCAGCCTCCCGGTGCACGCCCCTCACACCGGGGACGCGGCGACGCCCCGCACGAACTCCGTCATCAGCGTGTGCTCCTCCGGCAACTTCGTGGGCAATGACGACTCTTTCTGCAGCCTGCCCTCCCCCAAGGAACTGTCCAGCTTCAGCTTCAGCATGAAAGGCCACGAGAAGAACGCCAAGTCCAAGACGCGCAGCCTGCTGAAACGCATGGAGAGCCTGAAGCTCAAGGGCTCGCACCACGGCAAGCACAAGGCGCCTTCCAAGCTGGGGCTGATCATCAGTGGGCCCATCCTGCAGGAGGGGATGGACGAGGAGAAGCTGAAGCAGCTGAACTGCGTGGAGATCTCCGCGCTCAACGGCAACCACATCAACGTGCCCGCGGTTCGCAAGCGGAGCGTTTCCAACTCCACgcagaccagcagcagcagcagccagtcGGAGACCAGCAGCGCCGTGAGCACGCCCAGCCCGGTCACCAGGACCCGGAGCCTCAGCGCCTGCAACAAGCGGGTGGGCATGTACCTGGAGGGCTTCGATCCGTTCAATCAGTCCACGTTCAACAACGTTATGGAACAGAACTTCAAGAACCGCGAGACCTATCCAGAGGACGCAGTGTTCTACATCCCGGAAGATCACAAGCCCGGCACCTTCCCCAAAGCGCTCTCCAACGGCAGTTTTTCTCCGTCAGGGAAGAACAGCTCCGTCAACTGGAGGACTGGAAGCTTCCACGGCCCGGGCCACATCAGCCTGCGGAGGGACAGTGGCAGCGACGGCCCCAAGGAGCTTAAGCGACGCAATTCGTCCAGCTCCATGAGCAGCCGCCTGAGTATCTATGACAACGTGCCTGGCTCCATCCTGTACTCCAGTTCGGGTGACCTGGCCGACCTGGAGAACGAGGACATCTTCCCCGAGCTGGATGACATCCTCTACCACGTGAAGGGGATGCAGAGGATAGTCAACCAGTGGTCGGAGAAGTTTTCAGACGAGGGAGACTCCGACTCAGCCCTGGACTCGGTCTCTCCGTGCCCGTCGTCTCCCAAACAGATACACCTGGATGTGGACAACGACCGAGCCACGCCCAGTGACCTGGACAGTACCGGCAACTCACTGAACGAGCCGGAAGAGCCCTCCGACATCCCGGAAAGGAGGGATTCTGGGGTTGGGGCCTCTCTGACAAGGTCCAATAG GCACAGACTGCGATGGCACAGTTTCCAGAGCTCCCATCGGCCAAGCTTAAACTCTGTATCGCTGCAGATTAACTGCCAGTCTGTGGCCCAGATGAACCTGCTGCAGAAGTACTCGCTCCTAAAGTTAACCGCCCTGCTGGAGAAGTACACGCCTTCGAATAAGCATGGTTTTAGCTG GGCTGTGCCCAAGTTCATGAAAAGGATCAAGGTTCCAGACTATAAGGACCGGAATGTGTTCGGGGTCCCTCTGACGGTCAATGTGCAGCGCACAGGACAGCCCCTGCCCCAGAGCATTCAGCAGGCCATGCGCTACCTCCGCAACCACTGTTTGGATCAG GTTGGGCTCTTCAGAAAGTCGGGTGTCAAGTCCCGGATTCAGGCTCTGCGCCAGATGAATGAAAGTGCCATAGATTGTGTCAGCTATGAGGGACAGTCTGCTTATGATGTAGCAGACATGTTGAAGCAGTATTTTCGAGACCTTCCTGAGCCACTAATGACGAACAAACTCTCAGAAACCTTTCTACAGATCTACCAGT GTGTGCCCAAGGACCAGCGCCTCCAGGCGATCAAGGCCGCCATTATGCTCCTGCCTGATGAGAACCGGGAGGTTCTACAGACGCTCCTTTATTTCTTGAGCGATGTCACGGCCGCCGTCAAAGAAAACCAGATGACCCCCACCAACCTGGCTGTGTGCCTAGCGCCCTCCCTTTTCCACCTCAACACcctgaagagagagaattcttctCCAAG ggtgatgcaaaggaaacaaagcttGGGTAAACCAGATCAGAAGGATTTGAATGAAAACCTCGCTGCCACGCAGGGGCTGGCCCATATGATTGCCGAGTGCAAGAAGCTCTTCCAG GTTCCCGAGGAAATGAGTCGATGTCGGAATTCCTACACAGAACAGGAGCTGAAGCCCCTCACTCTAGAAGCACTGGGACGCCTGCGTAACGACGAGTCGGCTGACTACCAGCACTTCCTCCAGGACTGTGTGGATAGCCTGTTTAAAGAAGTCAAGGAGAAGTTTAAAGGCTGGGTCAGCTACTCCACATCGGAGCAGGCTGAACTGTCCTATAAGAAA GTGAGCGAAGGACCGCCTCTGAGGCTTTGGAGGTCAACCATCGAAATCCCTGCTATGCCTGAGGAGATCTTAAAGCGCCTACTTAAAGAGCAGCACCTCTGGGATGTAGACCTGTTGGATTCAAAAGTGATTGAAATCCTAGACAGCCAAACTGAAATTTACCAGTATGTCCAAAACAGTATGGCGCCCCACCCTGCCCGGGACTACGTTGTTTTGAG AACATGGAGGACTAATTTACCTAAGGGGGCATGTGCCCTTTTACTCACCTCGGTGGATCACGACCGGGCACCTGTGGTGGGGGTGAGAGTCAATGTGCTCCTGTCCAGGTATCTGATCGAACCCTGCGGGTCAGGGAAATCCAAACTCACCTACATGTGCAGAGCCGACTTAAG GGGCCACATGCCAGAGTGGTACACAAAATCTTTCGGACATTTGTGTGCAGCTGAAGTTGTGAAGATCCGAGACTCTTTCAATAATCAGAACACTGAAACCAAAGACCCCAAATCTAGGTGA